From the genome of Rhodohalobacter sp. SW132:
ATAACACTTATTAAAAACAAAAAATATTCCACTAATTTTCGATATTTCTTAAAATAATTTTAGAGAATTGCACTCTTAATTCGATGAACAGATAGTTGGATTAACCGTACTCATAATCTTCTGAATGAATAACTTCCGAAACAAAGCGTGGATACAGTTCAGACCTCTAAAAAAACCTTACCTCAATACTTTTATAATCACTCGGGGTATTTATTAAAAACTGAAACGGGTTGATAGTAATTTATGCCCACAAAATTCAATGGTGAAAAATGAACATACCTGCTACAAACAAAGCCCTCACATTTTTTAAGATGTCCGGCACATTTATAATCTGTCTTCTGATTTCATTTTTGAATCAATCTCCCGCTCAGGCACAAAGTGAACAAAATGTTATTATTTATGCAGACAGTACTGCGCAAATCATTCGCGGTTTTGGTGCCGCAAACATCGTAGGATGGTGGCCGGATATGACGCCCGGGGATGTGGAAAACGCCTTTGGTATGGAAGATGGCCAGCTTGGGATGTCGATCCTTCGGATACGGATCTCGCCAGACGAGAATCAATGGGGAGATAATCTACCCACGGCACAAATGGCCTACGATATGGGCGTTAAAGTAATTGCATCCCCGTGGAGCCCGCCTGCGGAAATGAAAACAAACAACGAGTTGATAGGAGGGAGCCTTCGACCGGATGCCTATGCCGATTATGCGGATCATCTGAACCGTTTTGCAGATTTTATGGAAGAGAACGGGGTACCGCTTTACGGAATTTCGATCCAGAATGAGCCCGATATTCAGGTGAGTTATGAGTCCTGCGACTGGACACCCGAAGAGATGATTACATTTCTGCGTGATCACGGAGATTCGATCGGCCCCAGAATTATCGCGCCTGAATCCTTTCAGTTTCTAAGGGAGATGTCGGATCCTATTCTGAATGATTCCCTTGCTGCCGCACAAGTGGATATTCTGGGCGGCCACATTTATGGAGGCGGAAACTTCCGATATCCGCTTGCTGAGCAAAAAGGCAAAGAGATCTGGATGACAGAATATCTTCTTAACCTCGGAACGGGAAATACGGGCGCTGATCCATGGAGTTCCTACAGTGAAGAGGAAGTATGGGATGAAACCCTAACAATGCTCAGTTCCATGCAGCGATCTATGAGGAATAACTGGAACGCCTACATCTGGTGGTATCTGCAGAGATACTATTCGTTTATCGGTGATGGGGATGAGGGAACGGAAAATGGCGAAATCTTAAAAAGAGGATACGCCTTTGCACACTTCTCTCGCTTTGTTCGTCCGGGATATCATCGTGTACATGCGAGTGTTCCTTTTGATGTTGGATTTACTCAGTTTTCAGCCACTGCGTATAAAGATATGGATTCGTCTCAATTGGTCGTAATTGCGGTAAATGGTGAGAATTCCGACAGGGAGTACACGTTTACGTTCCAGGATTCGGCACCATCACAAATCAGGCAATTTCAAACCAGTTTAACTCAGAACCTGGAACAGCTTGAAAATCCCGATCTTGATCCGGATGGCAGATCCTTTACGGCCACCATACCGGCAAGATCGGTCACCACGTTTGTAGGAGATGAGGTTCAGGCTGTTTCAAATAAGATTGATGAAAACAGGAACCGGCCGAATTCCGTGCAGCTGCGGCAAAACTATCCCAACCCGTTTAACCCGTCCACGACGATTCATTATCGATTAACTGAAGCCGGAAACATAACGCTGAAAGTGTTTGATATGACGGGACGTGAAGTGGCTACATTAACAAACGGAATACAAACCGCAGGTGATCACCGGATCTCTTTTGATGCTACAAATCTATCCAGCGGCATTTATATCTATCGATTGCAGGCCGGTGACAGGGTGCTGACCCGAAAGATGACGCTGATAAAGTAGGAGGTGAAAATTTTTGGTTAAAAACACATCAGATCTGCAATGTCTCAAAAAGACTTTGCAGATCTTTTCTAAGCCTAATTGAACAACCTGGCAGAGTACGAAGCGCAGCGTAGTTCCTGCAAGAGTTGTGTATTTCGAGGCGAGGAACTCGATGCAGCCCTTACAAAACCAGTTGTAACTCTGCCAGCAGCTCTCCGTCAGCCGACGGATCGTGGTCTTGCAGGTCACAGTTAAAGTCCTGCGGGCTCTGCCAGGAACCTCTCTTCGTTCGTTACTCTTGCAGGTCCTTGAACTTATTTCACCAGCACCATCTGCCGGGTTTGGACGTCGTCTCCGGCCGTAAGGCGATAAACGTAAACGCCGCTGGAGAGACCAGAGGCATCGAATGTAGCCTGGTGGTGGCCTGACTGAACCGGGCCATCCATAAGAACGGCAACGCGACGGCCGAGCATATCAAATATTTCAAGGCGCACATCACTTTGAACCGGAAGCTGGTATCCGATTACCGTCACAGGGTTGAATGGATTGGGGTAGTTTTGGTCGAGCTGCACTTCTCGGGGCAGTTCCGTACCCGGCTCGATATCGATTGCAGTTTCACCATCCACGCTGATGGACGTTACCGCCATTTTGGAGCGCTGACCGCTCTCTTCATCCAGCCGCTCCCCGGTGTAGTAATACCGCCACAGAAGTTGTACGTACGCTTTGTTCTCAGCCTCTTGCGGCAGTGTCACCGGCCCGATCCATTCGCTGTGGCCCTCTTCATCGTTTCGTTCATATTCCACCGGATCACCATCTTCAGTCAGTAAATCCTGGAACTCACCCTCGTTTCCGATTCGGTACTGCAGCTGCAGGTTGTACACTCTTGAATTTGGGCGAATGGTGCTGCCCTGCCAGTGTACGGAGATGTTTTTCATCTCCTGCGTGTCAAGAGCCAGTATTGCCCCGCCGAGGGTGGTGCCGGGATAGCCGGGGTTTCCATCCTCGTTTCCGGTGTTGATGAACGCAAATCCGTCTTGACCCAGTCCGTTGATCCGGGTGCGTGAATCTAAATCGTACACGCCATCGGTAAAGCCTGCAACCTGTGCCGTCAGCTCCGGATCGCGCTCATCCATATACACAAACGCCATGTTGTCGGGATAACTTCCAGCCTCGGCATCGGCCGGCCACTCATCAAATTGATAGGAGCTGTCGCTCAGCCGGTGTGCAACAGGGAAGAGGTTGGCGTTGGGGTCTTCTTCAAACACGGCGGTTACCGATAGGGGAGATGTGAGATTATGGCTGAACTCCGTCAGGTGAGATTCGGCGTCGATCCCTTCCCAGTGGGAGAACCGATAGCCGGGCAGGGGCTCGGCTTTCAGCGTGACGGGAATCCCCTCAAAATAGGTTCCGGTCCACGGATACGGCTCCGGGCCGATCCCCGGCGTCTCCCCGCTGATGGCGATCGTGTTCACATGAACAAACCCTTCGGCGGGGTTCGAGATATCAACGGTTATGTCATGCTCGTTTTCAATTTCAAAAAAGTCGAACAGATGCTGGCGAGCGTAGCCCGGACGTTGTTCTGCGTAGTTAACCAGGTTAGCTTCAATCCGGCCTTCCCAATCGCTGAGTCCGCCCCAGGGCCTGCTCCACCGCTCGTGATGCTCTGCAATTTCAGGCTGAATTCGATCCGTCATCTCACGAATAACACGAACGATCCAGTCTGTTCTGAATCCGCTGTTTAACTGATCCAGATACCGCGTGATGAAATCATTCCGGAATCTCTCATTCTCCAGCAAAGATCGAAATATAAATGTTGACCAGGATGGGTTTGGCCATGAATCCCCGTCGGGGTAGGCGGCAAATTCCAGGGTATTATGATGGGCGCCTTCGCCGAAGCGGCTGAATCCAAAATCGGTATCAAATAACAGCCATCGCCATCTTCCGTCGAGCTGACCGGGTGCATCCGGATTGTAACTGTCCGTTCGATATCGCCAGTAGTCGATGTTATTGCCGGGCCAGTCGGTATTCCCAACAAAGATCTGTGCAATTTGATAATCGATAAAGTTATCTGTATCCATCCGGGTTTGAATATCTTCGTAGTGATGGTCTTGGGCTATATCATTCTCTTCCATGTAATTCCACATCTGCGTATAGTGAAGATCATCGCCTTCCTTAATGGTAGAACTGCCGCTGAGCAGGTCGATGTTTTCTGGATCAGCACCGTGAACCCGCTCCAGGTAATGTTTATCATATCGCTCTCTCATGCTCAGAATTCCCCAGTATTCACCGTTAATAAACACGATGTACGGCTGATACGCCTGCGTATCGAAATTCATGTGACCCACCATATTCTGAATCATTGGGTCGCGGATCATCATATTATCCCAGTCGTTTCCACTGTTGCGCAAAATCAGCCGGTTGTACTCGTTGTAGGGGTTGTCGGGGATCATTTGATGATAAAACCGATTATCTCCATACTGATTGCGGGCATAGAGGCGGAATGATTTTATCGGGAATGACCGGCTTGATCCGCCATGCAGCCGAACACCCAAATCCTGGTTGAAAACACGCTCTGTTACACCAGGTTCAAATATCTCCATCGAAGCGGGGCGCTCCCACTCGATTCCACGCTGGTTATAGTTGGCCACCGCATGATGACTATTGTACATCGGGTTCACATCGTCATAAATTTTACCCGGCACATACATTCCCGTTTCATAATCGAACAGGTAATCCTCCTGGATGGATAGAGAGATCACCGGCAGGGTGTAACGTTCTTCGGGTTGATCGGTTACAAAGTAGGTGTGAGTATCCGGTTTCGGTGAGGAATAGCCATTCTTTACCGCGACAGCACGAACAGCCGTACCTTTGAAGATCGGGTCATCAGGAAAATAATAGGGATGTTCATTTGATTCATATGTAGTTTGTTTACGGCTTAGATAATTCGGCTCATCGGATCTGTCATCAATTGTTAAAGTTGAGCCGGGTTCATATATCAGGGTTTCGTAACTGCGTTCTTGCAAATCGCCGGAGGGCCGGTAACGATCCATGTAGGAATAGGTTTGACCGCCCACTTTTTCAGGATCCGGCTCCGACCCGTCCAGTGTATAATAGATAGTTACATCCGGGTCGGGGTGGGAGAGGGTGAGTTCAAAAGGTGTATCATAAAAACCGCCGGTGTGCGAAAATTCAATAGGGTCGAGAATATCCCGGTAGCCGTCATCTCCGTTGGGTTCGCCCGGGGTGGGGTGGTCATAGAAATACCAGTCACCGGTGCCGTCGGGGTAGCGGCCCAGGCTGATGTCAGTGGGGATTTCAGTGGGTTCCAGTTCATCGATCCGCTCGCCATTTGGTGTGGTCAGCAGTACCTCTTCACCGGCTGAAGCGATACTGAAATTTGTATGTAACTCATCTTCTGGATCACTGCGATCTTTTCCGGATGCCCAAACCAGCAGAAACTCCCCCGGCTGGATTGTCAAATCTGGAAATTCCCATCGGAACGGGCGGTCATAATCATCAGACAAGCCAAAACCTTCCAGGTTCAGCGGCTGGTCCCCGGCGTAGTAGAGTTCGATCCAATCTTCGTTATCGCCATCTTCATCAGTAATGCCCCACCCGTTGGAGGCGAGAATTTCATTCAGAAAGAGTTGCTGGGCTGAAACCTGACCGGGTTCCAGAAAAATTGAGGCCACGAACAGGAAAGAGAGGCAGAGTAGCGTTTTATAAATTGCACCGGCAGAGATCTTCATGAAAAATCGTTCATTACATTTGCCCAAAGCATAGGAAACTTTTATTCAATTTGTAAACCCGGTTTGAGGATAGGATATCGATCATTCAATTTCTTTCCTGTTTATATCCAACAAACAGATGAGTCGCTAATTAATTTACAGTTACATTATCAATAACTCACTTCAAACTCACGGCTCCATGCGGGTTCTTCTGCCTCAGTATCCATTTCAAAATATTCAACAAGAAACCGACCGGGATCAAATCGAATTCTGAGATCGGAACTTTTACCCGACTCAAGTGCGACAAACTGCTGAGTATGATCAGAATAATTATATTGCCTTACCTCCCAATTAATGGGCGACATAACATCATAAGCCCACATCCCTTCCGTAGAAATGGGTGTTCCTTCGAGTGTTGAAATCTTTACTCGCAGTGATGTACCTTCAGCCAGGTCGGCAGCCAGGCTGATAAAGTAACTGGTATTAGTGGAGGCTTTATACTCTGAACGGTTTGGATCGAGTATGTTCTCTCCATGGCGGCCTTCGGGTGGGTAGTCAATCAGCCTTTTAGTAACTTCAAAAGGTGTTTTTTTTACAAAACTTTCAATGATATGCTTGAAATCCGGGATCTCAGTTTCACTTCCGATATCAGAATACCTCTGTTCAAGATTCTTTCGAATCGTTTCAGCATTAAGGTATAATGCGTGATTGATCAACTGCGAACCTACCGAGTGATCGTTCAACTCTCCGTCTTCTTTCAGGTCATTGATCATGCCAGATAACAATTCCGAAAGCTCAGCCTCCGTCCGGTAACCCTGCAATATCGAAGAGATGGCTAAAAGAATATCATCGCCTTCTTTCGCCGAAGCAATATTCAATTTTTCAGATGGCGAGATACCGTTATTTTCAATATGGAAAATCGATAAAATTTCCGATTGAGCCTGTTTTTTTGCCGCAGCAAATTCAACTCCCTGAGAAATCAGGTATTCAATTCGGGGTTTCTCCAAATGTGACATTACATTGACATTGATCCCTGAATCTTCACTTACATCGGCAAGTGCCTGTAGGGAAATTTGTGATGACGACTGTTTCCCAAGAATCTCATTAAAGTAGAAACCGTCAGCCCGAAACGTCACATAAGGTGATTCCAGTTCAATATTTTCAATCCGGAATTCACCCTGGTGATTATCAATCTGCGTATTAAATGTTCTTCCGGTTTGTGACAGATCTGATGAACGGAGTTCAAACACCATCACATTGCTGCCGCTGATAAACGGTCCTTTTTGCACAACTCCTGTAATAGATTCTTTGTGAATTGATTCAAGCTCTTCTCCCTCATCTGATGGATCTAATGTACGATCTGAACAACCGGAGATAATGATGAAGAAAACACCAGCGAATAAGAATGCGAATCTGTAAATATTCATCTCGAACCTATATTTACTTAAAATAAACAGCCCTGATTTTTTTGGTTTGCTATTTCTGCATAATCCAAGGTTATGGTACTACACACTTAAATCCTGTTATACCTATCGGGAAGAGACCGGAGAAGCAAAAATCTCATCCGAATGATATACTCGACGATTCAATGAACAGCTAAACGAACGACAAATGACAAATCCTGAATAAAAAGTGGAATCAAATGCAATATATTACCTAAATAATAAACTGTTAACAAATAATCAAAACTGTTTTTGAAAAAGGAGATCATTGGAATACTTTCGATAAAACCAGGCAGAGTACGAAGCGCAGCGTAGTTCCTGCAAGAGTTGTGTGTTTGGAGATGAGGAATTCGAATTTAAGTTTCTTGAACCGCTGGCGATTCTGCCAGGAACCTCACTTCGTTCGGTGCTCCGGCAGGTACTGTAATCTAACTTCAGGCCCAAAATCGAAATGGTCTATAGGCCATTGACCAACTCTTCTAACTATTCCTCAACTGGAGATTGATATCAAAACTGCCGGTTAGTATATCATCCTCTTCATGGAGCGATATAATTCGTTCCGGTTCTGCTTCACGTGCCCATGGATCAACTTCTATATATTCATCTCCCTCAAAATAGAGTTGTGTCACCAGATCCATGTGATTTTCCGCTTTTACCATAAAATGGATATGCCGGGGTCTGAATTGCCCGCCATTTAAATATCGTCCGGGAAGAATGCTCATAAATTCATATTCTCCCTGCTCATTGGTCAGGATTCGGCCCCTGTACTTGAACTCTTCGCTTTCGTTATCATACTCTCCGTCATGATCCGCCTGCCATACATCCACAAGTGCGTCTGCCAGGGGAGAGCCGCATTCTGCGCCACCCATAACTTTTCCGCTTATAACAACAGGCGTTCCCTCTTCACTTAATACATTCAGGGCCTCTCTGAACGGAGCCTCCGCACGATAAAAAGGCCCCAAAATATCCTCACCGGTCTGACAGTGGATATGATCGCCGCCACTACTGGTATTACTTTTGCACCCCGCAATTGTGGTAAACGGTAATCCGGCAAGGGCGATGGATGTTGTGCGTATGAAGGTTTTTCTTTTCATATGTAATTTTGATTAATAAATCCGAACGGGTGACCAACTGGGGTTAGTCCCTTTTGAAAGAAAGGACCAGCTACTCCCATCAGATTTTACTTTATAAATCCCATATTCTTCGGGAAGTGTTTCCATGTTATAACCACACTCAATCATGATATTATCTCCATCAGGACTCCAACTTAAAGAAGTACAGCCATCTACAGTGATGTGATCGGGATTTAGTTTTTCAACCCTTTTCCAGCAATATCTACTACGTATAAGTCATGAACATATAATCTTACATAATGATGAAACGCGATTCTGTTACCATCCGGAGAAACTGCCAAAGCCGTTGGTAAATATTCCGAAGTTAATTCTTGCTGATCTTCTCCATTAGCATTCATAATAGTAATGCTTTTCTCATTCGCCCAATCCCCACCGGTCCATACAATTTCATTACTACCTGGAACCCAGGATGGAAACCTTCCGTTTTTTTCCTTCGCTGTAAGTTCTCTAAGATTTGAACCATCGGCATTTATTACATTAATTACACCCATATTCGACGTTGAATCGTCTGATTGAACGATAGTTGTAAATGAAATCCTCGACCCA
Proteins encoded in this window:
- a CDS encoding CotH kinase family protein → MKISAGAIYKTLLCLSFLFVASIFLEPGQVSAQQLFLNEILASNGWGITDEDGDNEDWIELYYAGDQPLNLEGFGLSDDYDRPFRWEFPDLTIQPGEFLLVWASGKDRSDPEDELHTNFSIASAGEEVLLTTPNGERIDELEPTEIPTDISLGRYPDGTGDWYFYDHPTPGEPNGDDGYRDILDPIEFSHTGGFYDTPFELTLSHPDPDVTIYYTLDGSEPDPEKVGGQTYSYMDRYRPSGDLQERSYETLIYEPGSTLTIDDRSDEPNYLSRKQTTYESNEHPYYFPDDPIFKGTAVRAVAVKNGYSSPKPDTHTYFVTDQPEERYTLPVISLSIQEDYLFDYETGMYVPGKIYDDVNPMYNSHHAVANYNQRGIEWERPASMEIFEPGVTERVFNQDLGVRLHGGSSRSFPIKSFRLYARNQYGDNRFYHQMIPDNPYNEYNRLILRNSGNDWDNMMIRDPMIQNMVGHMNFDTQAYQPYIVFINGEYWGILSMRERYDKHYLERVHGADPENIDLLSGSSTIKEGDDLHYTQMWNYMEENDIAQDHHYEDIQTRMDTDNFIDYQIAQIFVGNTDWPGNNIDYWRYRTDSYNPDAPGQLDGRWRWLLFDTDFGFSRFGEGAHHNTLEFAAYPDGDSWPNPSWSTFIFRSLLENERFRNDFITRYLDQLNSGFRTDWIVRVIREMTDRIQPEIAEHHERWSRPWGGLSDWEGRIEANLVNYAEQRPGYARQHLFDFFEIENEHDITVDISNPAEGFVHVNTIAISGETPGIGPEPYPWTGTYFEGIPVTLKAEPLPGYRFSHWEGIDAESHLTEFSHNLTSPLSVTAVFEEDPNANLFPVAHRLSDSSYQFDEWPADAEAGSYPDNMAFVYMDERDPELTAQVAGFTDGVYDLDSRTRINGLGQDGFAFINTGNEDGNPGYPGTTLGGAILALDTQEMKNISVHWQGSTIRPNSRVYNLQLQYRIGNEGEFQDLLTEDGDPVEYERNDEEGHSEWIGPVTLPQEAENKAYVQLLWRYYYTGERLDEESGQRSKMAVTSISVDGETAIDIEPGTELPREVQLDQNYPNPFNPVTVIGYQLPVQSDVRLEIFDMLGRRVAVLMDGPVQSGHHQATFDASGLSSGVYVYRLTAGDDVQTRQMVLVK
- a CDS encoding T9SS type A sorting domain-containing protein; this encodes MNIPATNKALTFFKMSGTFIICLLISFLNQSPAQAQSEQNVIIYADSTAQIIRGFGAANIVGWWPDMTPGDVENAFGMEDGQLGMSILRIRISPDENQWGDNLPTAQMAYDMGVKVIASPWSPPAEMKTNNELIGGSLRPDAYADYADHLNRFADFMEENGVPLYGISIQNEPDIQVSYESCDWTPEEMITFLRDHGDSIGPRIIAPESFQFLREMSDPILNDSLAAAQVDILGGHIYGGGNFRYPLAEQKGKEIWMTEYLLNLGTGNTGADPWSSYSEEEVWDETLTMLSSMQRSMRNNWNAYIWWYLQRYYSFIGDGDEGTENGEILKRGYAFAHFSRFVRPGYHRVHASVPFDVGFTQFSATAYKDMDSSQLVVIAVNGENSDREYTFTFQDSAPSQIRQFQTSLTQNLEQLENPDLDPDGRSFTATIPARSVTTFVGDEVQAVSNKIDENRNRPNSVQLRQNYPNPFNPSTTIHYRLTEAGNITLKVFDMTGREVATLTNGIQTAGDHRISFDATNLSSGIYIYRLQAGDRVLTRKMTLIK